From Oryza sativa Japonica Group chromosome 4, ASM3414082v1, one genomic window encodes:
- the LOC112938675 gene encoding uncharacterized protein, whose product MAAPAGNVETPPRRRVRRRIAAAAADDGGEVDDDGLSVLPDELLLVILGRLDTRTALAAAALSRRLDRLAREIPALVFSVRDVLPPRYHACVRAHGDAAGADARKLDAAIGRCERRAIRGFADCVSAFMEPRVAVAPRRARSLRLEFFAARSTGFVEDLIAMAVGAWGVEDLDITVVKPALVEQGPCYAFCFPDHRLSAESLRSRIRSLAVSNCFLPPPSELRHYAALTKLVLQDTHPRTPLAFYRQVLDACPRLRALHLRRCGAPWYAALVVDGMPELRELVVDGCGFHTVDLRAAPALERVACVDGPVALAFGGAPRLARLSLTYALDDRLVLVRNWRLSGLLGDAPAMAELLVRFTGEPKWMTSGPLRSPLPGLRRLVVADMPSNWDVSWPRVILEAAPCLEVLHIHVQEEEDDAGTTAAAAAEIPWPPAESARHERLAELAVVGFAETRGQVGFVRHVVEACVALRRVVLVRRGRVVVGSEGRYWDWKLVAAEAAAPREGEVGGGGGDGERPTAAAEWSEVEKMVIRSQVKSASRPDVEVFIG is encoded by the coding sequence ATGGCCGCGCCCGCGGGCAACGTCGAgacccctcctcgccgccgcgtgcgccgccgcatcgccgccgccgcggccgatgacggcggcgaggtcgacgacgatggCCTCAGCGTGCTGCCCGACGAACTGCTCCTCGTCATCCTGGGCCGGCTCGACACGCGcacggcgctcgccgccgccgcgctctcgcGGCGCCTGGACCGCCTCGCGCGCGAGATCCCCGCGCTCGTGTTCAGCGTCCGCGACGTGCTCCCGCCGCGCTACCACGCCTGCGTCCGCGCccacggcgacgccgccggcgcggacGCCAGGAAGCTCGACGCGGCGATCGGCCGGTGCGAGCGCCGCGCCATCCGCGGGTTCGCCGACTGCGTCAGCGCCTTCATGGagccgcgcgtcgccgtcgccccgcgccgcgccaggAGTCTCCGGCTCGAGTTCTTCGCGGCGCGCAGCACGGGCTTCGTCGAGGACCTGATCGCCATGGCGGTCGGCGCGTGGGGCGTCGAGGACCTCGACATCACCGTCGTCAAGCCGGCGCTGGTCGAGCAGGGCCCCTGCTACGCCTTCTGCTTCCCCGACCACCGCCTCAGCGCGGAGTCGCTCCGGTCGCGCATCCGCAGCCTCGCCGTGTCCAactgcttcctcccgccgccgtccgagcTCCGGCACTACGCCGCGCTCACCAAGCTCGTCCTGCAGGACACGCACCCGCGGACGCCCCTCGCCTTCTACCGCCAGGTGCTCGACGCGTGCCCGCGGCTCAGGgcgctccacctccgccgctgcgGCGCGCCGTGGTACGCCGCGCTGGTGGTCGACGGGATGCCGGAGCTCCGCGAGCTCGTCGTGGACGGCTGCGGCTTCCACACCGTCGACCtgcgcgcggcgccggcgctggagCGCGTGGCGTGCGTGGACGGCCCCGTCGCGCTGGCCTTCGGCGGCGCCCCGCGCCTCGCCCGCCTCAGCCTCACCTACGCGCTCGACGACCGCCTGGTGCTCGTCCGGAACTGGAGGCTCTCCGGCCTCCTCGGCGACGCCCCGGCGATGGCGGAGCTCCTCGTCCGCTTCACCGGCGAGCCCAAGTGGATGACCTCGGGACCGCTCCGCTCGCCGCTGCCCGGCCTCCGCaggctcgtcgtcgccgacatGCCGTCCAACTGGGACGTGTCGTGGCCGCGCGTCATCCTCGAGGCGGCGCCATGCCTCGAGGTCCTCCACATCCAcgtccaagaagaagaagacgacgccgggacaacggcggcggcggcggcggagataccatggccgccggcggagAGCGCGCGGCACGAGCGCCTCGCGGAGCTGGCGGTGGTGGGGTTCGCCGAGACGCGGGGGCAGGTGGGGTTCGTGAGGCACGTGGTGGAGGCGTGCGTGGCGCTGCGGCGCGTCGTGCTGGTGAGGCGCGGGCGCGTCGTGGTCGGCAGCGAGGGGCGGTACTGGGACTGGaagctggtggcggcggaggcggcggcgccgcgtgagggggaggtgggaggtggcggcggcgacggcgagcgcccgacggcggcggcggagtggagCGAGGTGGAGAAGATGGTGATACGGAGCCAGGTGAAGAGCGCGTCGAGGCCTGACGTGGAGGTGTTCATTGGATGA
- the LOC9268367 gene encoding protein XRI1 isoform X1, translating to MDPSGGGGGVGVGGIGGGEQILWDWQAAEQCESNAANHDVSRFMWDCLNQDDDDLLGLLGNQTPLRDCRGFFDIDDFTCKETLDLEESRESKRRRILEYPSESNQSEDGNREISSTLGTSEVSEISLLCTDEPQSFNWDSQNNSNNFDSLSTGAFYQPSNSHSKNCSDENQMHFRHDQMHSSQESVTYTNDQSGISGTTENDSVTESLLMQETRKLSTLKVSKGTSLVKAKQNLTTTIAYPFTLIKPSWEEGDVITLKDINQRIRAPPKKAPETLGTSAFSGKPVIGKTRIRTDGGRGSITILRTKG from the exons ATGGAcccgtccggcggcggcggcggagtcggagtcggaggcATCGGCGGCGGTGAACAAAT TCTTTGGgactggcaagcggcggagcaGTGCGAGAGCAATGCTGCAAATCATG ATGTTTCTAGATTCATGTGGGACTGCCTCAATCAAGATGATGATGACCTACTGGGATTGCTGGGCAATCAAACTCCTCTAAGAGATTGTCGCGGCTTCTTTGATATTGATG ATTTCACCTGCAAGGAGACGTTGGACCTAGAGGAATCTCGGGAATCAAAGCGCCGCCGCATATTGGAGTACCCTTCTGAGTCTAATCAATCAGAAGATGGAAATCGTGAAATAAGTTCTACCTTGGGCACATCTGAG GTATCAGAAATTTCATTGCTTTGCACCGATGAACCGCAGAGCTTCAATTGGGATTCACAGaacaattcaaataattttg ATTCTTTGTCAACTGGAGCATTCTACCAACCATCAAATAGTCATTCGAAAAATTGCTCTGATGAAAATCAAATGCATTTCAGGCATGACCAAAT GCATTCTAGCCAGGAGAGCGTTACATATACCAATGATCAAAGTGGTATTTCAG GAACAACTGAGAATGATTCAGTGACAGAAAGTCTTCTAATGCAGGAGACTAGGAAGCTTTCTACACTTAAAGTATCTAAAG GAACCTCACTGGTTAAGGCGAAGCAGAATTTAACTACAACTATAGCATACCCTTTTACCCTCATCAAACCATCCTGGGAGGAAGGAGATGTCATCACTCTAAAGGATATAAATCAGCGAATCCGTGCTCCTCCGAAGAAGGCTCCAGAAACCCTAGGGACTTCAGCCTTCTCTGGCAAGCCAGTCATTGGCAAGACAAGGATCAGAACTGACGGGGGCAGAGGCAGCATCACGATACTAAGAACAAAAGGTTGA
- the LOC4335613 gene encoding ER lumen protein-retaining receptor, producing the protein MNAFRLAGDMTHIMSVLVLLLKIHTIKSCAGVSLKTQELYALVFATRYLDIFTDFISLYNTVMKMIFLGSSFSIVWYIRRHKMVRRSYDKDHDTFRHQFLVLPCFLLALLIHEKFTFREVMWTFSIYLEAVAILPQLVLLQRTRNVDNLTGQYVFFLGAYRALYILNWAYRYFTEPHYVHWITWISGFVQTLLYADFFYYYLNSLKNNVKLTLPD; encoded by the exons ATGAACGCCTTCAGGCTCGCCGGGGACATGACGCACATCATGAGCGTCCTCGTCCTCCTGCTCAAGATCCACACCATCAAGTCTTGCGCTG GTGTTTCCTTGAAAACACAGGAGCTATATGCTCTTGTTTTCGCCACTCGCTACTTGGACATATTTACAGACTTTATATCCCTATACAATACAGTCATGAAGATGATTTTCCTGGGTAGCTCATTCTCAATTGTTTGGTATATAAGGCGCCACAAGATGGTCCGCAGATCATATGATAAGGATCACGATACATTTCGACATCAATTTCTTGTTCTACCATGTTTTCTTTTGGCCTTGCTTATACATGAGAAGTTCACTTTTAGGGAG GTGATGTGGACGTTTTCCATTTATCTGGAGGCTGTTGCAATTCTTCCTCAACTTGTACTACTACAGCGTACACGGAACGTTGATAATTTAACAGGGCAATATGTGTTCTTCCTAGG CGCATACCGAGCATTATACATCCTCAACTGGGCCTACCGCTACTTCACTGAGCCACACTATGTGCATTGGATAA CCTGGATATCAGGATTCGTGCAGACATTGTTGTATGCAGATTTCTTCTATTATTACCTCAATAG TTTGAAGAACAATGTGAAGCTCACCCTACCAGATTGA
- the LOC9268367 gene encoding protein XRI1 isoform X2: protein MDPSGGGGGVGVGGIGGGEQILWDWQAAEQCESNAANHDVSRFMWDCLNQDDDDLLGLLGNQTPLRDCRGFFDIDDFTCKETLDLEESRESKRRRILEYPSESNQSEDGNREISSTLGTSEVSEISLLCTDEPQSFNWDSQNNSNNFDSLSTGAFYQPSNSHSKNCSDENQMHFRHSSQESVTYTNDQSGISGTTENDSVTESLLMQETRKLSTLKVSKGTSLVKAKQNLTTTIAYPFTLIKPSWEEGDVITLKDINQRIRAPPKKAPETLGTSAFSGKPVIGKTRIRTDGGRGSITILRTKG, encoded by the exons ATGGAcccgtccggcggcggcggcggagtcggagtcggaggcATCGGCGGCGGTGAACAAAT TCTTTGGgactggcaagcggcggagcaGTGCGAGAGCAATGCTGCAAATCATG ATGTTTCTAGATTCATGTGGGACTGCCTCAATCAAGATGATGATGACCTACTGGGATTGCTGGGCAATCAAACTCCTCTAAGAGATTGTCGCGGCTTCTTTGATATTGATG ATTTCACCTGCAAGGAGACGTTGGACCTAGAGGAATCTCGGGAATCAAAGCGCCGCCGCATATTGGAGTACCCTTCTGAGTCTAATCAATCAGAAGATGGAAATCGTGAAATAAGTTCTACCTTGGGCACATCTGAG GTATCAGAAATTTCATTGCTTTGCACCGATGAACCGCAGAGCTTCAATTGGGATTCACAGaacaattcaaataattttg ATTCTTTGTCAACTGGAGCATTCTACCAACCATCAAATAGTCATTCGAAAAATTGCTCTGATGAAAATCAAATGCATTTCAG GCATTCTAGCCAGGAGAGCGTTACATATACCAATGATCAAAGTGGTATTTCAG GAACAACTGAGAATGATTCAGTGACAGAAAGTCTTCTAATGCAGGAGACTAGGAAGCTTTCTACACTTAAAGTATCTAAAG GAACCTCACTGGTTAAGGCGAAGCAGAATTTAACTACAACTATAGCATACCCTTTTACCCTCATCAAACCATCCTGGGAGGAAGGAGATGTCATCACTCTAAAGGATATAAATCAGCGAATCCGTGCTCCTCCGAAGAAGGCTCCAGAAACCCTAGGGACTTCAGCCTTCTCTGGCAAGCCAGTCATTGGCAAGACAAGGATCAGAACTGACGGGGGCAGAGGCAGCATCACGATACTAAGAACAAAAGGTTGA